Proteins encoded together in one Marinithermus hydrothermalis DSM 14884 window:
- a CDS encoding ribonucleoside-diphosphate reductase subunit alpha, whose translation MNEARRLLNTLARPLGPAGEAARQLIAADLEALKGTGEAEAVLLAAATQNIHLEPAASQIAVRVLLRHNYREALGTPTPSPAAYRQGFIRYVQNAIREGYLDPRLGDLDLEALATTLRPERDAELPYAGLVALLDRYVVRDLVSGRVLETPQFLFMRVAMGLALAEAEPLAWIPRFYEAISRRRVLPSTPTLFNAGTPHPQLSSCYLWVIEDSLDAILDGLQTFGKLAKYAGGIGASLTKLRAKGAPVRGISGHSSGVIPFLNVYDALIQAVNQGGRRRGTMAAYLEPWHLEVEAFLDLRKNTGDPYLRVRRLNTALFVPDEFMRRVERGEAWYLFDPQVAPDLAETWGRAFDEAYARYIQAAEAGQLPPRSWKKLPARKLYREILAVLQETSHPWLVFKDAGNARSALAAVGMVHSSNLCTEIFLPTSQEEIAVCNLASLNLAAYLQRGRIQWRALAKSAHLAMRMLDNVIDQNLYPDPRAEQSNWNNRPVGLGIMGFSEVFSRLGLAYPDPEAYALTDRITEYVSYHAIQASALLARERGAFPRFPRTTWAQGRLPLDTLEDLERLRGAPVEVSREARLDWDALRPLVQKGMRNSTVMAIAPTASISLIAGTTPSLDPYYANVFSRNNLSGKFLEVNPVLVEALKRAGLWEEVRERIVEERGDLSEIEAIPEPLRRRFPTAYQIPPTAYIEHAARAQKWVDMGVSRNLYLQERSLEAMEAVYLEAWRKGLKSTYYLYVAPRMYAEQSTVRVNKARKRPKWRLEEMAFTPERPEIQDPSEDALCEGCQ comes from the coding sequence GTGAACGAGGCCCGCCGACTTCTGAACACCCTTGCGCGTCCCCTCGGCCCCGCGGGCGAGGCCGCCCGCCAGCTGATCGCGGCGGACCTCGAGGCCCTAAAGGGGACCGGAGAAGCCGAGGCGGTGCTGCTCGCGGCTGCCACGCAAAACATCCACCTGGAGCCCGCCGCCTCCCAGATCGCGGTGCGCGTGCTCTTGCGGCACAACTACCGCGAGGCCCTCGGCACCCCCACCCCCTCCCCCGCCGCGTACCGGCAGGGGTTCATTCGTTACGTTCAGAACGCCATCCGGGAGGGGTACCTCGACCCCCGACTGGGAGATCTGGACCTGGAAGCCCTCGCCACCACCCTCCGGCCCGAACGGGACGCCGAGCTGCCCTACGCCGGCCTGGTCGCCCTCCTCGACCGGTACGTCGTCCGGGATCTCGTAAGCGGCCGCGTCCTCGAGACCCCACAGTTCCTCTTCATGCGCGTCGCGATGGGTCTGGCGCTCGCCGAGGCGGAGCCCCTCGCGTGGATCCCGCGCTTCTACGAAGCGATCTCCCGCCGCCGGGTCCTCCCCTCCACCCCCACCCTCTTCAACGCCGGCACCCCCCACCCCCAGCTCTCCAGCTGCTACCTGTGGGTGATCGAGGACAGCCTCGACGCCATCCTCGACGGCCTTCAAACCTTCGGGAAGCTCGCGAAGTACGCGGGCGGGATCGGCGCAAGCCTCACCAAGCTCCGAGCTAAAGGCGCGCCGGTCCGCGGGATCAGCGGCCACTCGAGCGGCGTCATTCCCTTCCTCAACGTGTACGACGCCTTGATCCAGGCTGTGAACCAGGGAGGGCGCCGGAGAGGCACCATGGCGGCCTACCTCGAGCCCTGGCACCTTGAGGTCGAGGCCTTCCTCGACCTGCGCAAGAACACCGGGGACCCGTACCTCCGCGTGCGCCGGCTGAACACCGCCCTTTTTGTGCCCGACGAGTTCATGCGACGGGTGGAGCGGGGGGAGGCGTGGTACCTGTTCGACCCGCAGGTCGCGCCCGATCTAGCCGAAACCTGGGGACGGGCGTTCGACGAGGCCTACGCCCGCTACATCCAGGCCGCGGAGGCCGGCCAACTGCCGCCCCGATCCTGGAAGAAGCTTCCCGCACGGAAGCTCTACCGCGAGATCCTCGCCGTCCTGCAGGAGACGAGCCACCCGTGGCTGGTCTTTAAGGACGCGGGCAACGCGCGCAGCGCACTCGCCGCCGTGGGGATGGTGCACTCCTCCAACCTGTGCACGGAGATCTTCCTGCCCACCAGCCAGGAGGAGATCGCCGTGTGCAACCTGGCCTCCCTCAACCTCGCGGCCTACCTCCAGCGCGGCCGGATCCAGTGGAGGGCACTCGCCAAGAGCGCGCACCTCGCGATGCGCATGCTCGACAACGTGATCGACCAGAACCTCTACCCCGACCCGCGCGCCGAGCAGAGCAACTGGAACAACCGGCCGGTCGGCCTGGGAATCATGGGGTTCAGCGAGGTCTTCAGCCGCCTGGGCCTCGCCTACCCCGATCCCGAAGCGTACGCGCTGACCGACCGCATCACGGAGTACGTGAGCTACCACGCGATCCAAGCCTCCGCCCTCCTCGCCCGGGAGCGCGGCGCCTTCCCCCGGTTCCCGCGCACCACCTGGGCCCAAGGCCGCCTGCCCCTCGACACGCTGGAGGACCTCGAGCGCCTCCGCGGGGCTCCCGTCGAGGTGAGTCGGGAGGCGCGACTGGACTGGGACGCCCTCCGTCCCCTCGTTCAAAAAGGCATGCGTAACAGCACCGTCATGGCCATCGCCCCCACCGCTTCGATCAGCCTGATCGCGGGGACCACCCCAAGCCTCGACCCCTACTACGCCAACGTGTTCAGCCGCAACAACCTCTCCGGGAAGTTCCTCGAGGTCAACCCGGTTCTGGTCGAGGCCCTAAAGCGCGCGGGGCTTTGGGAGGAGGTACGAGAGCGGATCGTCGAGGAGCGCGGGGACCTGAGCGAGATCGAGGCGATCCCCGAACCCCTCCGCCGCCGCTTCCCCACCGCGTACCAGATCCCCCCAACGGCGTACATCGAGCACGCAGCCCGCGCCCAAAAATGGGTGGACATGGGCGTCAGCCGGAACCTGTACCTCCAGGAACGCAGCCTGGAGGCCATGGAGGCGGTGTACCTGGAGGCGTGGCGGAAGGGGTTGAAGTCCACATACTACCTGTACGTCGCGCCGCGCATGTACGCGGAACAGAGCACCGTTCGGGTCAATAAGGCCAGGAAACGCCCGAAATGGCGGTTGGAGGAGATGGCCTTCACCCCCGAACGGCCCGAGATCCAAGACCCCAGCGAGGACGCCCTCTGCGAAGGGTGCCAGTAA
- a CDS encoding acyl-CoA thioesterase: MPQHTQRPAETRMVYPIFPGDTNHYGTLFGGQAMAWMDQAAFITATRWARRKVVTVHSSAIDFKHPVPQGSIVELVAWIQRTGRTSMTVEVEMWVEPMQKDERRLASRGAFVLVALDEEGRPTPVPPLPEGGPS; this comes from the coding sequence ATGCCCCAGCATACCCAACGCCCAGCCGAGACCCGCATGGTCTACCCCATCTTTCCCGGGGACACCAACCACTACGGCACCCTGTTCGGCGGCCAAGCCATGGCCTGGATGGACCAGGCCGCCTTCATCACCGCGACCCGCTGGGCGCGCCGCAAGGTCGTCACCGTGCACTCGAGCGCCATCGATTTCAAGCATCCCGTGCCCCAAGGCTCCATCGTTGAGCTCGTGGCCTGGATCCAGCGCACCGGCCGGACCTCCATGACGGTCGAGGTCGAGATGTGGGTGGAACCCATGCAAAAAGATGAACGGCGGCTCGCCTCGCGCGGGGCGTTCGTCCTGGTCGCCCTGGACGAGGAAGGCCGCCCCACCCCCGTCCCCCCCCTCCCGGAAGGAGGCCCGTCGTGA
- a CDS encoding ABC transporter permease, which produces MKLVWAHFKAEALELLRQPGYLIPTMLFPAMFFWFFAAPNADTAYSANFLTASFAAFAVFGVVFFQFGANIAQDRILPWSAYLRTLPLAPSVRVAARVLSALVFATATASIVVLVAHLTTPVAFPAGAWPRFVLGLLAGSVPMALLGVALGYWARPKAALPLANLVYLPLSFGGGFWIPPDFLPGFIAEISPYLPTRQWGEVLWPVVTGASWTLAPWLWLVGYTLVFGGLAVWGYRRDEGSRFA; this is translated from the coding sequence ATGAAGCTTGTGTGGGCTCACTTCAAGGCGGAGGCGCTCGAGTTGTTGCGCCAGCCGGGATATCTGATCCCCACGATGCTGTTTCCGGCGATGTTTTTTTGGTTCTTCGCCGCCCCCAATGCGGATACCGCGTACTCGGCGAATTTTCTGACGGCTTCCTTCGCGGCGTTTGCGGTGTTCGGCGTGGTCTTCTTTCAGTTCGGGGCAAACATCGCTCAGGACCGCATCCTGCCCTGGAGTGCGTATTTGCGCACGCTTCCGCTCGCCCCGAGCGTGCGCGTGGCCGCACGGGTGCTTTCCGCCCTGGTCTTCGCTACGGCCACGGCCTCGATCGTGGTGCTCGTAGCGCACCTCACCACGCCGGTCGCGTTTCCCGCCGGGGCCTGGCCACGCTTCGTGCTGGGCCTTCTGGCAGGCAGCGTGCCCATGGCCTTGCTCGGTGTAGCCTTAGGGTACTGGGCCCGCCCAAAGGCCGCCTTGCCCTTAGCGAACCTGGTGTACCTGCCGCTCTCGTTCGGCGGGGGGTTTTGGATCCCGCCGGACTTCCTGCCCGGATTTATCGCCGAGATCAGCCCGTACCTGCCCACCCGCCAGTGGGGCGAGGTGCTTTGGCCCGTGGTTACGGGCGCGTCCTGGACGCTGGCCCCGTGGTTGTGGCTCGTAGGGTACACCCTGGTCTTTGGGGGGCTTGCCGTGTGGGGGTACCGCCGCGATGAAGGAAGCCGGTTCGCCTAG
- a CDS encoding ABC transporter ATP-binding protein: METIAELVGVSKRFGAVEALREVDLEVHPGELLALLGPNGAGKTTAMSLLLGLRRPDRGRARLFGRDPRDPSARRYVGATPQDTGFPQTLTVGEVVELVRAHYPDPLPRAEVLARFGLVHLERRQTGGLSGGEKRRLAVALAFVGNPRLVVLDEPTTGLDVESRRALWQAVRAYVHDGGTVLLTTHYLEEAEALATRVSVLHQGRVIADGSVDEIKGRVGLKRVRFQAPVVPELPGVAKVERAHNGVTLYTADADQVVRALVRSDVPFQDLEVLPVSLEEAFLVLTGGAA; the protein is encoded by the coding sequence ATGGAAACCATCGCAGAACTTGTGGGGGTTAGCAAGCGGTTCGGTGCAGTCGAAGCGCTTCGGGAGGTGGACCTCGAGGTCCACCCGGGCGAGCTCCTCGCCCTCCTCGGGCCCAACGGCGCGGGCAAGACCACCGCGATGAGCCTGCTGCTCGGCCTCCGGCGCCCGGACCGAGGACGGGCGCGCTTATTCGGCCGGGATCCCCGTGACCCGAGTGCACGTCGGTACGTAGGCGCAACCCCTCAGGACACCGGGTTCCCCCAGACGCTCACCGTAGGGGAGGTGGTGGAGCTGGTGCGGGCCCACTACCCTGACCCCTTACCGCGCGCGGAGGTGCTGGCGCGGTTTGGGCTCGTCCACCTCGAGCGCCGGCAAACCGGCGGGCTTTCTGGCGGGGAAAAGCGCCGGCTCGCGGTCGCGCTCGCGTTCGTGGGGAACCCCAGGCTCGTGGTGCTCGACGAACCCACTACCGGCCTCGACGTGGAGTCGCGCCGCGCCCTGTGGCAGGCCGTTCGGGCGTACGTGCACGACGGCGGAACCGTGCTCCTCACCACACACTACCTCGAGGAGGCCGAGGCGCTGGCCACGCGCGTGAGCGTCCTGCATCAAGGACGCGTGATCGCTGACGGCAGCGTCGACGAGATCAAGGGCCGGGTGGGGCTCAAGCGCGTGCGGTTCCAGGCCCCCGTGGTGCCTGAACTGCCGGGCGTGGCCAAGGTGGAGCGCGCCCATAACGGCGTCACGCTGTACACCGCGGACGCGGACCAGGTGGTGCGGGCCCTGGTTCGTTCCGACGTGCCGTTTCAGGATCTGGAGGTCCTTCCCGTCAGCCTGGAGGAGGCTTTCCTGGTCCTCACGGGAGGTGCGGCATGA
- the hisA gene encoding 1-(5-phosphoribosyl)-5-[(5-phosphoribosylamino)methylideneamino]imidazole-4-carboxamide isomerase: protein MLVIPAVDIQGGRAVRLYKGDPTQETVYFEDPLGAALYWQDQGAAYLHLVDLDAATGRGENRAALRRIAAHAQVPFEVGGGVRSLEDAQALLELGADRVVVGTIAVKAPEVLAEMLRTFGPERVAVSLDARGLEVVVSGWVEGTGRDLRELAPELHAMGVQTLIYTDVRRDGTLAGVDDAILRQVRAAWPGFLIAGGGIASDEDLEVLSALGVDGAITGKALYEGKIELSRWVGSDA, encoded by the coding sequence ATGCTTGTTATTCCCGCGGTGGATATCCAGGGTGGTCGGGCCGTACGCCTGTATAAAGGCGACCCGACCCAGGAGACCGTATACTTCGAGGACCCCCTCGGCGCGGCGCTGTACTGGCAGGACCAAGGGGCGGCGTACCTGCATCTCGTGGATCTCGACGCAGCCACAGGACGCGGCGAGAACCGTGCTGCGCTCCGCCGGATCGCCGCGCACGCCCAGGTGCCCTTCGAGGTCGGCGGCGGCGTGCGCAGCCTGGAGGACGCCCAGGCCCTCCTCGAGCTGGGCGCGGATCGGGTCGTGGTGGGCACGATCGCGGTCAAGGCGCCCGAGGTGCTGGCGGAGATGCTCCGCACCTTCGGGCCGGAGCGGGTGGCGGTCTCCCTCGACGCCCGCGGGCTGGAGGTGGTGGTCTCCGGGTGGGTCGAGGGAACGGGTCGGGACCTTCGCGAGCTGGCACCCGAGCTGCACGCGATGGGCGTGCAGACCCTGATCTACACCGACGTGCGCCGCGACGGGACCCTGGCGGGCGTGGACGATGCGATACTCCGCCAGGTGCGCGCGGCCTGGCCAGGGTTCCTCATCGCGGGGGGCGGGATCGCCTCCGACGAGGACCTCGAGGTCTTGAGCGCGTTGGGCGTGGACGGCGCGATCACCGGGAAGGCCCTATACGAAGGAAAAATCGAGCTTTCCCGCTGGGTGGGATCGGATGCCTGA
- a CDS encoding DNA-formamidopyrimidine glycosylase: MPELPEVETTRQALRPYLEGRAIRAIHHTDPARYRRTEDAVGRRVEVLRRRGKFLIAALEGGLELVVHLGMTGGFRFAEGPHVRVRLEVPDRPLYFNDPRRFGRWWVVPAGAYREIPLLDRLGPEPLSDAFTLEGFREGLARTARGVKAVLLAQEVVAGLGNIYADEALWRAGVHPARPANTLEVGAIARLYTAIREVLAEAVAAGGSTLQDGTYRRPDGALGRFQVQHKVYGRPGAPCVRCGTPILKAVVAGRGTHFCPRCQA; encoded by the coding sequence ATGCCTGAGCTGCCCGAAGTCGAGACCACCCGCCAGGCCCTCCGGCCCTACCTCGAGGGCCGGGCGATCCGGGCGATTCACCACACGGACCCCGCGCGTTACCGCCGAACCGAGGATGCGGTAGGGCGGCGCGTCGAGGTCCTGAGACGGCGGGGCAAGTTCTTGATCGCCGCCCTCGAGGGCGGTCTGGAGCTGGTCGTGCACCTTGGCATGACGGGCGGGTTTCGTTTCGCGGAAGGCCCGCACGTCCGGGTGCGGCTCGAGGTTCCGGATCGTCCCCTGTACTTCAACGATCCACGGCGTTTTGGGCGGTGGTGGGTGGTGCCGGCGGGCGCGTACCGCGAGATTCCGCTCCTCGATCGCCTGGGGCCGGAGCCCTTGAGCGACGCCTTCACCCTCGAGGGCTTCCGGGAGGGACTCGCGCGCACCGCTCGAGGAGTAAAGGCCGTGCTGCTCGCGCAAGAGGTCGTGGCGGGGCTTGGAAACATCTACGCAGACGAGGCGCTCTGGCGGGCGGGGGTGCATCCCGCGCGTCCCGCGAACACCTTGGAGGTCGGGGCGATAGCGCGGTTGTACACGGCCATTCGCGAGGTGCTCGCCGAGGCGGTGGCTGCGGGCGGATCAACGCTCCAGGACGGCACGTACCGGAGGCCGGACGGGGCACTGGGGCGCTTTCAGGTGCAGCACAAGGTGTACGGGCGGCCGGGCGCGCCGTGCGTGCGCTGCGGCACCCCGATCCTGAAAGCGGTGGTGGCCGGACGGGGCACGCATTTTTGCCCCCGCTGCCAAGCTTGA
- the rimP gene encoding ribosome maturation factor RimP has protein sequence MELWNVIEAVVRPLGYEVLEVTLKGGGKTRVLTVRLERADEQPISFADLERASQVISLELDRLDPIPGAYRLEVESPGPDRPLITARHFERFMGLKAKVQSDEGRFTGRIVRVEGDVVTFALATGEERALKLGTFKANLAEWPSEPR, from the coding sequence ATGGAGCTGTGGAATGTGATCGAAGCGGTGGTGCGCCCCTTGGGATACGAGGTCCTCGAGGTTACCCTAAAGGGTGGGGGGAAGACGCGGGTCTTGACCGTGCGGCTCGAGCGGGCCGACGAGCAGCCCATATCGTTCGCGGATCTCGAGCGCGCCTCCCAGGTGATCAGCCTCGAGCTCGACCGTCTGGACCCGATTCCGGGGGCGTACCGGCTCGAGGTGGAATCCCCGGGGCCGGACCGGCCTCTCATCACGGCGCGGCACTTCGAGCGCTTTATGGGCTTGAAGGCGAAGGTGCAGAGCGACGAGGGCCGGTTTACGGGGCGCATTGTGCGGGTTGAGGGCGATGTGGTGACCTTCGCGCTCGCCACGGGGGAGGAACGCGCGCTTAAGCTCGGGACGTTTAAGGCGAATCTGGCCGAGTGGCCGAGCGAACCGAGGTAA
- the nusA gene encoding transcription termination factor NusA: MNKEFVEALQHVALERGVSPEELIQAFEEALAKAYVRQKGFRPKEVEEGKGPLVEVHLDPQQGTIEVLEIKRVVEKVENPEREIALADALTYDPEVQVGEEMEFPVDPEEFSRIAVQTAKQILTQRLKEAERNRVYEEYKDKKGEILTGQVTRVDNRGNVYVDLGRGEALMPPREQIPTERYYPGQRIKVYLKEVQRSSKGPSLIVSRAHEELLRYLLKQEVPEIAEGVVEVKAIAREPGSRSKVAVMSHNPNVDPIGACIGHKGQRIQAVSAELGRERVDIIQWSPNPREFIRNALSPATVGAIEIDPETGHAAVTVAKDQHSLAIGKAGQNVRLASKLTGYEIDFKEAEVVSDLDEALAKAAEKEEGVTISSDAKARFESLFVDATKEEEEESDG; encoded by the coding sequence ATGAATAAGGAATTCGTGGAGGCTTTGCAGCACGTAGCGCTCGAGCGAGGCGTGAGCCCAGAGGAGCTGATTCAAGCTTTTGAGGAGGCCCTGGCTAAGGCGTACGTTCGCCAGAAGGGGTTTCGCCCCAAGGAGGTTGAGGAGGGCAAGGGGCCGCTGGTGGAGGTGCACCTGGACCCGCAGCAGGGCACGATCGAGGTGCTGGAGATCAAGCGGGTCGTGGAAAAGGTGGAGAACCCCGAGCGGGAGATCGCCCTGGCGGACGCCTTGACCTATGACCCTGAGGTGCAGGTGGGGGAGGAGATGGAGTTCCCGGTGGACCCGGAGGAGTTCAGCCGCATCGCGGTGCAGACCGCGAAGCAGATCCTCACCCAGCGCCTCAAGGAAGCCGAGCGGAACCGGGTGTACGAGGAGTACAAGGACAAGAAGGGCGAGATCCTCACCGGCCAGGTGACCCGCGTGGACAACCGGGGGAACGTGTACGTGGATCTGGGGCGCGGCGAGGCGCTGATGCCGCCCCGGGAGCAGATCCCTACCGAACGGTACTACCCCGGCCAGCGGATCAAAGTCTACCTGAAGGAGGTGCAGCGCTCCTCGAAGGGGCCGAGCTTGATCGTGTCGCGTGCGCATGAGGAGCTGCTCCGCTACCTTCTCAAGCAGGAGGTGCCGGAGATCGCCGAGGGGGTGGTTGAGGTGAAGGCCATCGCTCGCGAGCCCGGCAGCCGTAGCAAAGTGGCAGTGATGAGCCATAACCCCAACGTGGACCCGATCGGCGCGTGCATCGGGCATAAGGGGCAGCGCATTCAGGCCGTGAGCGCTGAGCTCGGGCGGGAACGGGTGGACATCATCCAGTGGAGCCCGAACCCGCGGGAGTTCATCCGCAACGCCCTGTCCCCCGCGACGGTCGGCGCGATCGAGATCGATCCCGAGACCGGCCACGCCGCGGTAACGGTCGCCAAGGACCAGCACTCCCTCGCGATCGGTAAGGCCGGGCAGAACGTCCGTCTCGCCTCGAAACTCACCGGGTACGAGATCGACTTCAAGGAAGCCGAGGTGGTGAGCGACCTGGACGAGGCGCTGGCCAAAGCCGCGGAGAAGGAAGAAGGCGTGACCATCAGCTCCGACGCGAAGGCGCGCTTCGAGAGTTTGTTCGTGGACGCCACGAAAGAAGAAGAAGAGGAAAGCGATGGCTAA
- a CDS encoding YlxR family protein produces MAKAKGHVPVRMCVSCRRRRPKRELLRIVRTPEGFVIDRTGKRPGRGAYVCPDTPTCWEEKRLRRFAGGSAARLALELQAVLGGEVRDGEGAHLPTGQGTGDGERGAHGAPGHDGGGV; encoded by the coding sequence ATGGCTAAGGCTAAGGGGCACGTTCCGGTGCGGATGTGCGTCTCCTGCCGTCGGCGCAGGCCGAAGCGGGAGTTGCTCCGCATCGTGCGGACCCCGGAAGGCTTCGTGATTGACCGTACGGGCAAACGGCCGGGCCGCGGGGCGTACGTGTGCCCTGACACCCCCACGTGCTGGGAGGAAAAACGCCTGCGTCGCTTCGCCGGAGGCAGCGCGGCCCGGCTTGCGCTCGAGCTGCAAGCGGTGTTGGGAGGAGAAGTAAGGGATGGCGAAGGTGCGCATTTACCAACTGGCCAGGGAACTGGGGATGGAGAGCGCGGAGCTCATGGAGCTCCTGGACACGATGGGGGTGGAGTATAA
- the infB gene encoding translation initiation factor IF-2, giving the protein MAKVRIYQLARELGMESAELMELLDTMGVEYKSHASTLDAETAEAVKEIVREQRGLEEQRKAEEARKALPHRAPVVAVMGHVDHGKTTLLDYLRKTRVAEREAGGITQHIGAFDVHVGDKRIVFIDTPGHEAFTTIRERGARAADIAIIMVAADDGVMPQTREAIAHAKAAGIPMIFAINKIDLPQANVDRVMQDLMREGFVPEAYGGDAIVVPISAKTGQGVDELLEMLLLVAELEDLRADPEAEPKGVIIESKLDKRAGVLATILVQEGTLRIGDHVVAGEVWGRIRAMMNADGVRLEEAGPSTAVQVLGFSELPTAGDVLEWVPDEAAAKEISEERKEERKRREEEEAERRRVRSMADLLRQMQEGQQKEINLILRADTQGSLEAIKGILAKEETDEVKINVMLAAVGAPTEGDILLASTANAAILSFGVNPAGSVKKAAEKKGVLLKSFRVIYDLIDEVRVMVKGQVEPTYREEVIGHAEVRAIFKLPKGGNVAGCMVTDGKIVRNAEIRVLRGGEEVWRGRIESLKRFKDDVREVAAGYECGLKLAGFDAFEEGDVLEAIQVVEVTEV; this is encoded by the coding sequence ATGGCGAAGGTGCGCATTTACCAACTGGCCAGGGAACTGGGGATGGAGAGCGCGGAGCTCATGGAGCTCCTGGACACGATGGGGGTGGAGTATAAGTCCCACGCCTCCACCCTGGACGCCGAGACGGCCGAGGCGGTAAAGGAGATCGTTCGGGAACAGCGGGGGCTGGAGGAGCAGCGTAAAGCCGAGGAGGCCCGCAAGGCCCTGCCCCACCGCGCGCCGGTCGTGGCGGTGATGGGGCACGTGGACCACGGGAAGACCACCCTGCTGGACTACCTGCGCAAGACCCGGGTGGCGGAGCGTGAAGCCGGCGGGATCACGCAGCACATCGGGGCCTTCGACGTTCACGTAGGGGACAAGCGCATTGTCTTCATCGACACGCCCGGCCACGAGGCCTTCACCACGATCCGGGAGCGCGGTGCGCGCGCGGCGGACATCGCGATCATCATGGTGGCGGCGGACGACGGGGTGATGCCGCAGACCCGGGAGGCGATCGCGCACGCCAAGGCTGCGGGCATCCCGATGATCTTCGCGATCAACAAGATCGACCTGCCCCAGGCCAACGTGGACCGCGTGATGCAGGACCTGATGCGCGAAGGGTTCGTGCCGGAGGCTTACGGCGGTGACGCGATCGTCGTGCCGATCAGCGCGAAGACCGGCCAGGGTGTGGACGAGCTGCTCGAGATGCTCCTCCTCGTGGCCGAGCTCGAGGACCTCCGCGCCGACCCGGAGGCCGAACCCAAGGGCGTGATCATCGAGTCTAAGCTCGACAAGCGCGCGGGGGTGCTCGCCACCATCCTCGTGCAGGAGGGCACCCTCCGCATCGGGGACCACGTGGTGGCGGGCGAGGTGTGGGGCCGCATCCGCGCGATGATGAACGCGGACGGCGTCCGCCTCGAGGAGGCCGGGCCTTCCACCGCGGTGCAGGTGCTGGGCTTTAGCGAACTTCCAACCGCTGGGGATGTGCTGGAGTGGGTTCCGGACGAGGCCGCGGCGAAGGAGATCAGCGAAGAGCGCAAGGAAGAACGGAAGCGCCGCGAGGAGGAGGAGGCCGAGCGCCGCCGGGTACGCAGCATGGCGGACCTGCTGCGGCAGATGCAGGAAGGGCAGCAGAAGGAGATCAACCTCATCCTGCGCGCCGACACCCAAGGCTCGCTCGAGGCCATCAAGGGCATCCTCGCGAAAGAGGAGACCGACGAGGTCAAAATCAACGTGATGCTCGCCGCGGTGGGCGCGCCGACCGAGGGGGATATTCTGCTCGCCTCGACCGCGAACGCGGCGATCCTCTCCTTCGGCGTCAACCCGGCGGGATCGGTGAAGAAGGCCGCGGAGAAGAAAGGCGTGCTGCTCAAGTCCTTCCGCGTGATCTACGACCTCATCGACGAGGTTCGCGTCATGGTGAAAGGGCAGGTCGAGCCCACCTACCGCGAGGAGGTGATCGGGCACGCCGAGGTGCGCGCGATCTTCAAGCTGCCCAAGGGCGGGAACGTCGCGGGGTGCATGGTCACGGACGGCAAGATCGTGCGCAACGCCGAGATCCGCGTGCTGCGCGGCGGCGAGGAGGTCTGGCGCGGTCGGATCGAAAGCCTCAAGCGCTTCAAGGACGACGTGCGCGAGGTGGCCGCGGGGTACGAGTGCGGCTTGAAGCTCGCGGGGTTCGACGCCTTTGAGGAGGGGGATGTCCTCGAGGCCATCCAGGTGGTTGAGGTGACGGAGGTTTAA